The DNA region ATACGAAATAGGATTGTCACTAGAATATGCAATCTTTGCGGTGGATACATACAAAACTCCCATAACTGGACCAGCAGACGTGGATAGATAACATGCATAAGAATTCAGAAGCCGCTCCTCCGGAACTGTCTCAAATGTATTCAGGAAAATCTTCTCATATCCACCTTCTGCCAGGACCTTTGTTCCCTGGGCAATTCTCCCCATAGCAGCTTCAGCAAAGCTAGGGCTTGTTTTCACTTAAGCACAATGTAACAAAACAAGTATATTTCAGTTATGTAATGTAGAAGACTCATTGTCATCAACGAAGATGCCGAGgggcaaaaaataacaagacacagAAGATCCATTGACTCATCAAGTACACTGATTAATAAAACACAAAGCAAATTGATATAGCTCAATAGTTAATACTCAATACAATCATTGGTTGACTTGATGATGTGGAAACCAAGGAAATGCTTGATAAGTTATACCACATCAGAAAAAACAGCATCTAAGCCATACGTCACACGCAAGGGTTAGTTTGGTACATCCTTTAGTCAAAACAActcaaaaagataataaaagccCACATGGGAcatataagaaaagagaaatgctagcaacaaactcttattggttaaaatttattgaaaatgacaaCATTTGTGGGttccaaacaaaattttaaccaATCGGAGAGTGGGTTAGAGAATGTGTTTCAGGCACTCCTACTAAGAAAATACTGAATGGGTCCAAATTCTACTGAGAGGTCTACTAGAGATCAGAAATCATTgaagaaagaacaaaagaaacatCTTGTTCTTTCCAAGTGatcataaaataaagaaatagtgaatttattcaagataattacGTACTTACAAAATACTATCTCAATTTATCCTATTTCATCATACCCGGGTGTGATATGATTCCAAAGGGTGAACTGGTTCCAATAAGATTTCATTCTTGAACAAAAATCCGATAGACTTATTAGAGGGAGTGTCCCATTGGCAATCACATTATCTCACATGCAACTATGTTATCCCACATAAATATGAGATCACGTCTTCTTAAAGGGACCCACCCCAGCATATGAACAAATTTCTGACAGAAACATAAAAATCCAATTCATTCACACTTAAATTAAATCTATACATCTCTAACACCAGTTTCCTTAATAACAAAGTTTCCAATTAAATTCCCAATATTTGATCAATGACAAGCATCATTATTCCATGTTCAACCAATTGAGAATTAAGAAACGAAAAAacgacaaaattaaaaataaaaaaattaaacagaaaACTTACAGTGCTGCCACGTGTTTCCAGCGAGACTCTCAGCCTTCTTAGTAGCCTCTGCGGCCTTCTTGCCCCATCTTCCCAGCACATTGCGAACGGTCACCACCGTCTCTGGTCACAACCAAAACGAAAATACGCATCGACGCGCATGCAAAGGGAAAGTAAAACaggatttacaaaataaaaaatttaaaaaaataaaaatactgaccCATGAACGTTGGGGGAGGttgggagaaggaagaagaagtggaAAAGTATGGATTGGAGCGCGATTCGCGAGGAGAAGAGGTGAAGGTGGATTCGGTAACCAATTCGGGGCTCCAGTGCACCGATTTTTTCGTGCTGCCGGACGACGATGCGGCGCGTTCCTTCGGGACCTGCGATTCCAATTCCGATCCCGATCCGTTTGTGACGGTGGTtgtggcggtggtggtggtggagtgGCCGTTCGGGACGTGGGATTCGGGCACAGTTTCGGGCTTCGGGGGTTGTTCCATTTTTGGTTTCGGAGTTAGGATTGTGAAACAGAATTTTGGGGGCCAAGAGGAAGGGAAGGGAACGAGAGAGACGTAATTTGGTTGAATGGGATCGCTTTTTTTAGCGCGCGGAGCATGGAGAGGCGCTTTTCTTCCATGATCTTGAACCTTTCGATGTCGTAGGGTGTTGCTAGTAATTTACGCCTCCTTCTTCCttgtttgtgttttcttttttgttgtttttggtttattatattcaatttaaatatacttttgaattttgatactctaatttatctatttttattctagtctttttaatttattttccttgtgtttggatcaggaatttcaaaatttcaagtaATTTGAAATGTCTAGAATTTAAAttgtgttgattttaatttcctttattttttaaatgttttgtttgtataaatcaattcaaatttctttcattttaaattctttgtttagacaggacaattcaattttctccgtatgtaaaattttaattttatattttaaatagatgaaattttaatattaaactttatagaaaataaacacaatctaattttgaaattttaattaaaaaatattttcaatttttaataatttataaatacaaaataaattgataattttaactagggtTGTTTTGTCTGACCACAACCagtgatattttttaaaccTTTAAATCGACATCAACCAAGACTATTTTTCGGTCGAcatcaaataagttttttttgtcaaagcaTGCTGAGAATATTTGTCAGTTGACGTCAGTCGAAACTGTTTTTTTACTAACGttggttgagtctatttttcagccgatgttggctagatttttttACCAACGTCGGCTAGGGTTTGTTTGGTCGACACCGACTAGGGTATTTTTGAATGACATTGACCAATGTTATTTTTAGCCAACGTCGATCTAAAAAATCCTAACagacattaacaaaaaaatctatCCAATATCGGCTAAAAAATAGTTTGGTCGATGCCGACCAATAGAACCTACCtgatgtcggctgaaaaatatcattgGTTAATGTTGGCCAAAAAATCTCTAGTcgaagttggctaaaaaataacccTGACCAATGTCGGACAAAAAACCCTACCCAACATCAGCTATAAAATAGGCTTAgctgatgttggctaaaaaatagctctgaccaatgtcaactgaaaaaacTTTAGTGTATGTCGACTGTAAGAACCTAGTCGATCtcgactaaaaatagtcatgtCCGATGTCGGTCAAAAATATCTAGCTGatgttagcaaaaaaaaaaccctagccaacatcaaccaaaaaacctaactaatgtggttaagaaatagtTCTAGCTGATGTCCGCCAGAAAACCCTAGTCGATGTCAGCAAAAACATCCTAACCGACGTCagctaagaaaatctagttgacattAGACAAAACACCCTAGTTAAcattggataaaaaataaccctaaccgatattggctaaaaaatagctttggctgATTTTGGCTGGAAAAACCTAGCTGACGTTGGCTGAAAAACCCTAACAGGTGTCTACTCAAAAGTTATTCATAATCGATGTTAgtagaaaaaatctagccaacatcgaccaaaaaaatcattggtcaacatcaactaaaaaaacCTGAATGACAACGACCAACAAAATTCTTGGTCAGCATTAGCAAAAATTCTCATGACTGACGTCAGTGAGAAAATCaccctaaccaacatcatctaaaaaaaaatcttagccgATATCGACAAAAAATAACTTTGattgacatcatacaaaaaaaattatgactgaaaaaaCCTCGTCCAACGTTTgtgaaaaataacttatgtcGATATCGGCcgtaaaaactttggtcacTCGTAGTTATGTGTGTTGAGCGAGAAAGAGTCGCGAGCAAGAACATGAGTTAGAGTGAGtatctccaaaaaaaaaatttaaattctatatttttttagagaatttgaaatttcattgttttagtcaatcaaaatgattcataaaaatacaaaaattaaatttccttttaaatactctatccaaacaagctattttatcataaatcattttaaatttcttgaaaaaatgaatttccCTATTAAATtgttccatccaaacacactaaggtttttcaattttatttatttttcaatagttaatgttgttaaaaaaatttattggttGTTGACTAATAAGTATTAATAACTATAAGTGTCACATCAATAAATGATTTAGAAAATACATTAgcaaaaataaatgttacatGAACTGTGTCATATAGAGTTGTCAAATGGGTCTATCGTGCAGGGTTTGGTCTATCGGCCTAATGGTGAAAATGAATTGGTTTGGGTCGGTCCCTAATCCCTCGTAAGTCATGTTTTTCATGACTTGAGTAAACCAAGTtagtctttttatttgtttaaattaaattttaatttcataattattaatataactaatcttttatttttttagaaattgtgaaatgcaaatattatttttttaaaaacttctaaagttaaatttatttttttatcttttcctttgtcGAATTTCttaacttaaatttttaaaaagaaataactttttAACTTGTTATAAAGCATTTCTTGTACAAgcataaatatacttttaatattGGAAAAATTCCTTTCTAATGCGAAAGATCATATTAGACTGCAGGTTGTAGCCACCGAACATCTTACATAGactaagtttaaaaattaatagtaagAAAATCTTTTTTCTAATGTGAAAGGTCAGATGAAACTGTGACCAGAAATCATACTCCAAATATTactctattaattttaaaaaaacttagttttttttaaagaaaagttaatttatttttcataacttATATTCTAACTTTAGGTCTAGTTGTTCCAAATTTTACATTGTcctttttcctttaaaattacTAAAGTTGATATGAAGCGTCCTCAATGATGATGCCCTCGGTATAGACCAAATTACCTAAAATGATATCCATCTAATGGCTAGTTAAGGTTACTTAGCTTTGCAAGTAGATTTCTATTAGGACCAAAAACATGAATAATATTTAACCTTTTAAAATCTCAtagttttgatgataataaaGATAATGAAGTTTGATGGACTAATGAAGTTTATTTAAGTATTATGAGTTTACATGTGTGATACCATTTATtctgatatatatttatataataaaatacataaaaatgtgaaattatataaaataatttcattcaaTAAACATAAAGGAGCTCACGTgaataaaaggttcacattcgtgttaatcatcaaattaaaaacttatcaattaATGATATGAAAACATTCCTAACTCAAAACAAGGTTGTTCAAGTTTACAAAATAACTTAAGTTAAGTagcagaataaaataaagtaaaatgacaTGTGTTGGAATATTATGCAATTAAAACAGAAACACATTATCTAATGTCACATCATATTAGCGCATTGTGTCCTGACATTCAACAGCACGAGGTTCCTTAAAataattcacctagtcatttgCTCCATGAACACAAGGTTTTGAGATCATCagaggatccaaacacaaacaacacattgggagtgagttatcacattcttaAACAGGTAGAGATaaacaaagacacacacacatatatagtaTAAGTATAACAAACTCAACTTAACACAATTCACATCATCTTACCACTCATTGCGTAACATCACTTGTCCTAAAGATATAATCACAAAAATCACATTCTACACATACACATTAATCACGTGTTTAGAACCACAAATCTCAAGTACAACACAACATTTCACactcacacaattcattaccCATCATCACGTAGCAAGTCACAATTATCATTACACATATGTTATGCaatagatacactaagactcacacacacatacacacacacacacacacacacacacacacacacacacacacacacacacacacacacacacacacacacacacacacacacacacacacacacacacacacacacacacacacacacacacacacacacacacacacacacacacacacacacacacacacacacacacacatactatttcatcaaataaataaccaattaaaacattcccttattttctaaaacatcattttatttgatttaaatgaacatgcatcCGATGGGATAAAATAAGACCTAGTCCAATGCTTTCTAAACTAGACATAACGTCCAAAGGGACACTAGGTAAATTGTGTCCAAAAGTTTTATGAAAGCTAGCATCCAATGTGCTAGCCTCTTTATTCTCCCAAAGGATAAAGGAAACTTAAGCTCTGATTTATACTTATACTAAGTTTTTCTTTAGTCCAATAAAGTAGATATACACATGTGCTTTGATCAAGGATGATTATGTTAAAAAGTTTCATAGTCCTTATGTTCGCTCGCCTTTTTGAAAACATctcatcatttaaattttaagcgTATGTTTTTAAAGGCAGAACAAAAGCACAATCAGAATAGGCTCTATGTAAACCATTTTTGTACAAGTAGTGAAGATAAGGTGAAAGTTGCTTAGAAAAAGAATTGtaccttttgttttctctctctacCACACGTTGATACATAGCAAGATGAAAAACATTGTGTCTAAACGGAAAAATCACAAGGCTTTAATCCTCACAATGGTCATATCCACTAGAGCTTATATATAGAAGATTGAAgctagaagaaaaagaagaacaacTTTGAGAAAATGAAGTACTGAAAATACTTTGATACATACAAGCTCTTTTCTTTGGATGATCAACTTTGATACTCAAAGCTTAATTCTTTGCTTAGCAATATTGTTTTGTATTGCGTTTCATTTGCTTATTCTCTCTTGGAGACTTTTTGTGTaaatctttcaaattttgttgtttGAGAAAGCAAACAGTTGCTTGATGAACAAAGGATACTAGGATTTAATCTCAAGGTGAGTGATTGTGTATGTTGTGCCAAAAGTGACAATAATATAATACTTGTTATAATCATTTATTAACTAGCGAAATCCTTTTAAGATTGAAGTAGAACTAAAAGTATGTTAAGATTAAGTGAAACCGTATAAAACAAGTATTCTTACTCTTAGTTCTTCTATCCTATTTTACTGTCTCATGTTTATATCTTTGGATCATCATTTTACAAACTTTGTTTATGAGCATTGTTTTGTGAACTTGTTTAACTTGTTTTTAAACTTATACTTGAGAAAGAgttttcagaaaaagcttttagACTTTCAAATACACACCATTTAGCTTCCTTTTAGcgtgttttatttatttcagttCTGACTCATACGAGGCAATGAAACTTTCAGACTAATTCTCAAAAACTCCAAGGTCCAAACTAAGTTTGTTATGACCTTCACCATTTGACTCATGTCAATTTCATCCCAACAATCACACAAATGTAACAATACATGTCAAATCCTTTTAATATCACATataggaaaaaattaatttgacagTTATTCAAATACGTATCAAAGACATATCCTGACACATTAATAATAGAATGAGTGATTCATGAAGTCATAACGAGTTATATGATGAGACtcgtttaattttgtttttattttgcacaacaatcaaattaaaaacatttttcaaataaacctaaaaaaaattgtaaaagagCATATTAAATAAGGACAAAAAATCAAtttgcttttatatatatatatatatatatattaatttttatcattgtaattttatatatttatatttcgtttgtttaatttatatagtttaacataaattttgtaaacctcaaaaaagcataaaaattgtagttaaaagattaatataaaGACTACCTAGAAGGAACATGAAACCTAAGAAACTAAGGACTTAATTATTTAGTTTGAGAAAATgtttactctttttcttttttgttattttaattacacgaggtttatatcaaattaagataatgctttttttaaaaaaatatattaattacacAAGGCTTATATATTTTACAAGATAATAATCATTACAATATAAACATATTATACTAATAAGATCATCAAACAATTGACAGCTTTTGCCAGCTCTTTAGTTCactattcatttttcttttttaacacaTTAAGGAAGACTTTACGCACTCTAATCCAATCCAAAAGAATAATGATTATATTCGGTTTAGTTTTTAGTTGTTCATATATTGTCAAACAAGGCCCATGCCCTTTCGCACCACACGTTATCTGTTATAACTGCCCCAATTAGGCGGTTCTCTACTGTCTGGACGGATGTGTCACCTGCAattgtaaaagaagaaaaaaaatgtttttctctctctgtTTACATATATAGAAATGCTAATATTTACTTTAGTCACAGTGCATTAATGTTcatcataaaatatattgattgttttattttccaaaatttaattcaaaagatattattgtatttattatttaatttaaaaaaatagatttttttccctttcttctgtctttttttttcacgaTTCTCCtctataaatatgattttttaattttttaaattaaataataaaatatgataatatttttaaatttaattttaaaaaaaagatttaataattttttagttcaatattttttatattaaatattaatacacATTCATCAGagtgaatattatatataaacaagAACTATATAGAAAACTaatccaaaagaattttttttattagttttctatACTTATTTACTTGATAATATAGTTCTTGTTTAATTCAAAAGAATTTGGAACACTTTTcatccttataaaataattattttattaatctcaaaatatgattttataaaaactaatattgTTTATCAAATTTTCCAATTTAACAACGAACTAAGTTAATGGTGAAGACTATATTGTTAAGGGAGAAAAATATAGGAACTAAAACGACTTGTAAAATTTTGtaagagtaaaataaaaagtaaattattttataaggacaaaaattacactaatcataaaaaaagtataaggtggtgtaatttcattttttttattatctaaagattattgatatatattttctacatttatttaaagtgtaaaacattattttaagaatttaatttaatacattaaaaatcatCTAATTATAAAGAATTATGTATTATaacatgattaatttttataataatcaccttagaaattatatttaaattatatataattatttatatcgaataacatttttgacattaacaatacataaaaattaaatatttatttaagtagTAATAATTTGTGTAGTTAAATCTCTTAGCACTACTTCATCTTAGAACCATAGTCCCAGTCCTGACTATTTTGAgtataattgtttatttaagCGACAAGAATTTGAATAATTGTTTGGGCTCCTCCAACATTTTTTTGGACCATTACTCTGATTgccatcatatttttttatactagggaatagaaacaaaaagagaTTAACTTAGGCTATCTTTGACAAGGATAGTATCTAAGGTAGGAGAGGGAGCAAGCCAAATGGAAAAGCAAGGGGACTGATGAACCCCAACTGAAAATTTTGTTGCACCGCCACTTCCAAATCCACCAAGAAGTTGTGATGAAAAGGATGCTACGACCCCAGTTAATTAATTGGCTATGAATCTAAACCTTAGGAAGGGGAGAAAATAATCGTTGCTGGGGAAGAAATCCTAGCCAAGTCCTAATCTCGTGGGCATGGGGGCAATCACAAAGATAGTGGAGAGTGTCTTCTATCATATGAGAACAACTGTGGCAGGTCAAAGAAGAAGACAAGTGATGATGATGGCGAACCTCATTCGttgcactactagaaaataggctttctacatcggttatcgacgcctttctacatcggttatcacGCGTCGTTGTAACCCGGAGTCGTTGAAACACAACGACGGTTAAATGACTGATGTTGAATTctgacattctacatcggttattaggacaaccgatgtagaaatcttCCCATTTTAAGACGGTCTAGTCTCCAAACCCGTCCTAAAATTCcagatttctacatcggttgtcaggacaaccgatgtagaatggtcATCATTCTACATCGGGTATGTactgaaccgatgtagaatgctagACAATCAGAGTGAATGTTACTAGAATGAAGCTCACACCTTGCTTTGGAGTTGATGTCATAGAGATCACATACCATCCTAATTTAAGCCTATCAAACAAGTTTAATTCAAATGACACGTCTAATGTCAACCCCACAGAATCAACCAACTTAAATTTACTAGGGCCTTCAACCTTTCTTAAAAAACATTGACTTTACAGGGCCTGGCCTGAATATGACAATTAGGATGAAGGAAgaacaaagcaaaaaaaaacattaaaaaacaaGGACCAAAAATCCAACAACATCAACCAActtaaatttgtatatttaactTCCGGAGGGCTAgaaaatcattttatcattttcataaCTTGATACTGCAGCCTTTGAAGTTGGCTGCCACCATGATCATTTTTCAATGAATATACCACACATGGCCTATGAGAATTCATAGCAGCGACAACAGCTTTAGCCACACCCTCAGTTGTCTGCGTAAAAAATAAAGCAGCCCAACTACAACTACAACAATAATTGAGAGGACAAGCATAACAATCTTGGACTATAATTACAAATTCATAAAATCAACTGAGTTGAATTCACTATTTAATCACCTTGCTAACAAGCAAGATTGCAAGAATATGTGTAaccaaaaaattgataaataaaaaaaaacagttgtCTCCAATTAATAAAGACTAACCTCCTGCGCTGTCCAACCACCCTTAGCGCGCCTTATAGGGCCAGTGGTCCTCCTACAccaaaaatattcatataaaaatagagaagaaaaagtTTCATAGTATGAAGGGAATCAACTACTTAATGCAGATACTAGAAATATAGGTTAAATGGGGTtgtcatttttcaaaaatatatataattaccaattgaaaatatttattcataataGTCACTTACCtatgattttaactttttaagcaTATACTAGAAATATAggtttatctttatatttataattatgttttgattcattattagttataattatatatgaatatgtttggtttttataaatgaatttgaaatacAAATGATTATGGTTATAAATGAGTTTCATTGGGCATAACGTAATGAAATgactttgaataataaaatgcaAATGCTTATGTAATAAGCTACCTCAGAAGTTAGACTAATAAAACTGCTTATGGAAGCTCTGTGAACTTTAACTAACGTAAATAATCACATGCTACAAAAagtttttctttgttatttaacatttttttatttttattcttatttataattcaatttcttcatatgttaaaaatttaaaatattttatatttttattcacaaaTCAACATATATGGGGTGCATGACATGTAttgctaaaatttaaaatcccaATCAATCTGCAAACCAATAATAGCAATGACAGTAGAAATTTCCcactaaattttattacaatttaaaCTACAAGAATCCTAGCTTGCTTCATTGGCATGATATGGCAAAGACACCAAACTTGAAACTTACTTCAGCAGTATTATAAACAATATACTCATTGTACATGAGCTTTTAAAAAGAATAGTGGTACCTCTTAATTGGATATAAAAAAAtgctttgaaagaacaaatcTTCACCTGCCAAGTTTCGTGTGCCTGCAAGAGAACCCaaacattttcttcttcaaagcTCAAAGCAGAGTTCCTACTCTAGGGAGAATCAACTGAACATTGAGTGAGCAACAAACACTAAATTTGGAAGACAGGGATTCCAATGTTAGGAACAAGGAGCTTACCTGAATAACAACAGAACAAGGAGGGGGCATGTGAAACACTGGACTACCACTATTAGAGAAACTGAGGCGTACCTTAAATTTGGAAGACAGGGATTCCAATGTTAGGACAGCCTTAAATTGCAAATTATcaaagaaagggaaacaaaGCCAAACATATTACATGATTTAACCAAAGACTAAAGGTTAAACCTTATTTCATCAAgtacttaatttatatttttatttttttatatgatttggtATGTGGCCCGAAGAATACGCGTAGGACAAAGAATAAAGATATTTGTTTTGATTGgtctattttcttatttataagcCGAACACaagagaataaaaattatatacatgTTTGACATAATTATATACACGATTGTCATCAGGGAACATCATAAAATATCAATCTGTCATTAGTGTCAGTCATACTACTTTCCACGATTGTCAAGTAATAAAAATGGTTTTATGAATTATCAGATCATGATTGTTTTGTAAGAAATCCAACTTCTAACTTGTTCAAAAATTACAGCCCATTTATATATTATCACGGTACTGCTATTTggtcaaacaaattaaatatgctATCTACATAAGAATAACTTAAAGACTTTAATTGTTATTCAGCAAGAATAGAAACAGCATTCTATCAAAACTAAACTTAAGAACAGAAAATAATAGTGCTTAACCACCATATATATGGGCCTGCTCAATGCATCAATGAAGTGACAATAAGAAACAGGAAAAGAAACCAACTTGCCTAGGCCATCCCTATATCCCTAAACCATGACAATGGCACAACACTAAAAGTGGCAGAAAAAGCAGCAAATAAGATGCAACTaactaaataattgtatttgacAAGTGACAATAATTTCATTAAGCAGAAGTTTCTTTCACTTAAccacttttttcaaaaaataaaaataaaatccactTACCcagtatttataaatttataaaatatgcaTGCATCACCATAACAAGAAAGTCAATTAAAAGCAAAAGACAAAGAAGTTAACAAAAAGAACCTTTGACAATTCCACAACATGCAGGATCTTTCTCTGGACCAACTCAGCTTCAACAAATTGTTGTGAATTCATATATATCTAAAAGAATAGAGCAATAActtgataaaattaagaaagttaggatgaaaaattaataaacaggAACGTTGGAACAGACCCACTGAGGGTGGACAACACACAAACTCATTTTTAGCTTAAGCTggaattcataattaaattatgaagAATGAAAGGAATATCAAATTCCTTAccaattggtaaaaaaaattaaatacgatGCCAAGAACCAACTCTTCCCAAAGTTAAAAACTGTCAGGAGGAAAGAATAACTTTTATTTGTCTAATGTCTAGTTTTGTGTCTGAGCACTTATATGTAACACTATACTACCACTCAAGTATATATGGGTTGTGTGACATAGGTTTTAGGTGCCCTTTCTATACCTATAGATATTGATAGAACAATAATTGAACAGTATTATTCTATTTACACCATAGCTGTCATCAGAAAAATACTTAGAATGCTGTAGTATTTGATGTCCACTTACAGAGATTAGTTCTCTGTCCAAATAACAAGACAAACACATGTATCATTCTATTTACACCATAACacacatttaaataatatgCAACTGCTCCTAACTTTCTGCCATAAACTGTCAACACAATAGTTCCTAATGAACATATTATAATAATACATAATTGCTAATGACAGCTATTACTACACATACTCAGATAATAAATGATTGCTCCAACTTTCTACCAATAACTATTATAACTAACCCAAACTCTCAATTCCCATGAGATAGCATAAGTTTCTATTAACATTAAGTGTAAAGGTTTTTATCTAATCATAGATTATCTATCAACAAAGATCCGGTAGGAAAAAGGATTAAAAGGCCACCTGTGAGAGGTATTGTAGTCTTCTAATGCATACAAAAGACTCCCTTTCCCCACCTTCCTACATTCATAAACAAATTAGcttaacaaaaacaacaacaacgaataataataataacaatcatTACTACCAACCCCACTGTGGGGGGAAATTTAAGTTACAAATAGAAGGTCCACGTACCTCTAGCATCCTTATAGAG from Glycine soja cultivar W05 chromosome 8, ASM419377v2, whole genome shotgun sequence includes:
- the LOC114423100 gene encoding GLABRA2 expression modulator-like, whose amino-acid sequence is MEQPPKPETVPESHVPNGHSTTTTATTTVTNGSGSELESQVPKERAASSSGSTKKSVHWSPELVTESTFTSSPRESRSNPYFSTSSSFSQPPPTFMETVVTVRNVLGRWGKKAAEATKKAESLAGNTWQHLKTSPSFAEAAMGRIAQGTKVLAEGGYEKIFLNTFETVPEERLLNSYACYLSTSAGPVMGVLYVSTAKIAYSSDNPISYRNDNQTEWSYYKVVIPLHELKSANPSSNTSNSAEKYIQVISVDNHEFWFMGFLNYDGAVESLQDALQSGRQIQSEA
- the LOC114424580 gene encoding uncharacterized protein LOC114424580 isoform X2; this encodes MGILLCVKLDIHVLYLQGKERDAEAFIKDSIRMLEEGGERESFVCIRRLQYLSQIYMNSQQFVEAELVQRKILHVVELSKVRLSFSNSGSPVFHMPPPCSVVIQAHETWQEDHWPYKAR
- the LOC114424580 gene encoding uncharacterized protein LOC114424580 isoform X1 — encoded protein: MGILLCVKLDIHVLYLQGKERDAEAFIKDSIRMLEEGGERESFVCIRRLQYLSQIYMNSQQFVEAELVQRKILHVVELSKVRLSFSNSGSPVFHMPPPCSVVIQAHETWQVKICSFKAFFYIQLRGGPLAL
- the LOC114424580 gene encoding uncharacterized protein LOC114424580 isoform X3; this translates as MGILLCVKLDIHVLYLQGKERDAEAFIKDSIRMLEEGGERESFVCIRRLQYLSQIYMNSQQFVEAELVQRKILHVVELSKVRLSFSNSGSPVFHMPPPCSVVIQELCFEL